In Phoenix dactylifera cultivar Barhee BC4 unplaced genomic scaffold, palm_55x_up_171113_PBpolish2nd_filt_p 001015F, whole genome shotgun sequence, the genomic window CACGGACGAAGCAGACGGCGCGGAAGTCGACGGGCGGGAAGGCGCCGCGGAAGCAGCTTGCGACGAAGGCGGCCCGGAAGTCGGCGCCGGCGACGGGAGGAGTGAAGAAGCCGCACAGGTTCCGGCCAGGGACTGTGGCTCTGCGAGAGATCCGCAAGTACCAGAAGAGCACGGAGCTCCTCATCCGGAAACTCCCCTTCCAGCGCCTCGTCCGCGAGATTGCCCAGGACTTCAAGACTGACCTCCGCTTTCAGAGCTCCGCCGTCGCCGCCCTtcaggaggccgccgaggcctaTTTGGTAGGTCTCTTTGAGGACACCAACCTCTGCGCCATCCACGCCAAGCGTGTCACCATCATGCCCAAGGACATGCAGCTCGCCCGTCGCATCCGCGGCGAGCGCGCCTAGATATTCTGAGATCGCTTGTCTTTGATGAATGAATGAAGGGGGAATGGATGGAGTGCCGTCCGATCCATGTGTTCTATTTCGGACGAGattttcttgtttctctttcttgtttcttctttttctttttactccCTCCGCTTTGTCTAGGGATGAGACGAGTCTTTCCATGAAAAGTTGGGTTCATACGGCATTCATCTTCTTGTTACTACCCAAATC contains:
- the LOC103711388 gene encoding histone H3.2, with product MARTKQTARKSTGGKAPRKQLATKAARKSAPATGGVKKPHRFRPGTVALREIRKYQKSTELLIRKLPFQRLVREIAQDFKTDLRFQSSAVAALQEAAEAYLVGLFEDTNLCAIHAKRVTIMPKDMQLARRIRGERA